The proteins below are encoded in one region of Sideroxydans lithotrophicus ES-1:
- the recG gene encoding ATP-dependent DNA helicase RecG translates to MPLKIAPATQSKFTKLGIHTPFDLVLHLPLRYEDETRITRIADLKPGESAQVEGEIIHSEVMYRPRRSLVCQLQDDSGILYLRFLNFYPSQQKQLAVGKRIRALGEPRMGFFGDEMVHPKCRVAGESVPLKQALTPVYPTTAGLPQATLTKHIHAALNELPLDDTLPQKILQRLHLPEFAASVRLLHQPPPDIDEDALLERAHPAWMRIKFDELLAQQLSMRVHYRERSRRVAPGLAAHNRLTDALLQDLPFALTGAQKKVWHEISTDLARPHPMQRLLQGDVGSGKTVVAALAALQAIENGYQVAFMAPTEILAEQHYLKLRDWLVPLGITPVWLSGSLKKKDKTAAAERIAQGDTMLAIGTHALFQNSVEFHKLGLVIVDEQHKFGVQQRLALRGKGAEPHQLMMSATPIPRTLAMSYYADLDVSVIDELPPGRTPIVTKLVSDARREEVFERVRAACLEGRQAYWVCPLIDESEALQLQTALETFATLTQIFPDLRIGLAHGKLSSTEKAETMAAFKAGELQLLVATTVIEVGVDVPNASLMVIDHAERMGLAQLHQLRGRVGRGAAESLCVLLFQQPLSELARARLKIIFENTDGFEIAQQDLRLRGPGELLGARQSGVPMLRFADLAEDDKLLDKARDIADEMLRDFPQEAQAHLQRWMANEPDYLRT, encoded by the coding sequence GTGCCGCTGAAGATCGCTCCCGCCACACAAAGCAAATTCACCAAGCTCGGCATCCACACTCCGTTCGATCTGGTACTGCACCTGCCGCTGCGTTATGAAGACGAGACGCGGATCACCCGCATCGCCGACCTGAAACCGGGAGAGTCTGCGCAAGTGGAAGGCGAGATCATCCATAGCGAAGTGATGTATCGGCCGCGACGCAGCCTGGTGTGCCAGTTGCAGGACGACAGCGGCATCCTCTACCTGCGCTTCCTGAATTTCTATCCCAGCCAGCAGAAACAGCTCGCCGTCGGCAAACGCATCCGCGCACTGGGCGAACCGCGCATGGGCTTCTTCGGCGACGAGATGGTGCATCCCAAGTGCCGTGTGGCGGGTGAATCCGTGCCGCTGAAACAGGCGCTCACACCGGTCTACCCGACCACTGCCGGCTTGCCGCAAGCCACGCTGACCAAACACATCCACGCTGCGCTGAACGAACTGCCACTCGACGACACGCTGCCGCAAAAGATATTGCAGCGGTTGCATCTGCCGGAGTTCGCCGCCAGCGTGAGATTGCTGCACCAGCCGCCGCCCGACATCGACGAAGACGCATTGCTCGAACGGGCGCATCCTGCCTGGATGCGCATCAAGTTCGACGAACTGCTGGCGCAGCAATTGTCCATGCGCGTGCATTACCGCGAACGCAGCCGGCGTGTCGCACCCGGACTTGCGGCACACAACAGGCTCACCGATGCGTTACTGCAGGATCTGCCCTTTGCCCTTACCGGCGCGCAGAAGAAAGTCTGGCACGAGATCAGCACCGACCTCGCGCGTCCGCATCCGATGCAACGCCTGCTGCAAGGCGATGTCGGCAGCGGCAAGACTGTGGTCGCTGCACTGGCCGCGCTGCAGGCCATCGAGAACGGCTACCAGGTCGCCTTCATGGCGCCGACCGAGATCCTGGCGGAACAGCATTACCTCAAGCTGCGCGACTGGCTTGTACCGCTCGGCATAACACCGGTATGGCTCTCCGGCAGCCTGAAAAAGAAGGACAAGACCGCCGCTGCCGAACGCATCGCGCAAGGCGACACCATGCTCGCCATCGGCACCCACGCGCTGTTCCAGAATTCGGTCGAATTCCACAAGCTGGGGCTGGTCATCGTGGATGAGCAGCACAAGTTCGGCGTGCAGCAGCGCTTGGCCTTGCGCGGCAAAGGTGCCGAACCGCATCAGCTCATGATGAGCGCCACGCCCATCCCCAGAACCTTGGCGATGAGCTATTACGCCGACCTCGACGTATCGGTGATCGACGAACTGCCGCCCGGCCGCACACCCATCGTCACCAAGCTGGTGAGCGACGCGCGGCGCGAGGAAGTGTTCGAACGCGTGCGCGCCGCCTGCCTGGAGGGCCGCCAGGCCTATTGGGTATGCCCGCTGATCGACGAATCCGAGGCACTGCAACTGCAGACCGCGCTGGAGACCTTTGCCACGCTCACGCAGATCTTTCCCGACCTGCGCATCGGCCTCGCCCACGGCAAATTAAGTAGTACTGAAAAAGCCGAGACCATGGCCGCGTTCAAGGCAGGCGAACTGCAGCTGCTGGTCGCCACTACCGTCATCGAGGTCGGCGTGGATGTGCCCAATGCCAGCCTGATGGTGATCGACCATGCCGAACGCATGGGGCTGGCGCAACTGCACCAGCTGCGCGGCCGCGTCGGCCGCGGCGCAGCGGAAAGCCTATGCGTACTGCTGTTCCAGCAACCGCTGTCCGAACTTGCCCGTGCACGATTGAAAATCATTTTTGAGAACACCGACGGTTTCGAGATCGCCCAGCAAGACCTGCGCCTGCGCGGCCCCGGCGAACTGCTCGGCGCAAGACAGAGCGGCGTACCCATGCTGCGCTTCGCCGACCTGGCCGAGGATGACAAACTATTGGATAAGGCGCGCGACATCGCCGACGAGATGCTGCGCGATTTTCCGCAAGAAGCGCAGGCGCACCTGCAACGGTGGATGGCGAACGAACCGGATTACCTGCGCACCTAA